Part of the Sinomonas atrocyanea genome is shown below.
TGGTGGCGGAGGAGGCCTCCGAGGCCACCACCTCCACGAGCGACTACGACCACCTCTGGGGCACCACGGTGCTCCGTTCCGTCGAGGACGCGGCCGTGAGGACCGACGGCGAGGAGGACGAGGAGCCCAGCGCCCTCGAACCCAGCGCCCTCGAACCGAGTGCCCCCGAACCGAGTGCCCCCGAACCGAGTGCCCCCGAACCGGGCGCCCAGGAATCCAGCGCCGGCGAATCCAGCGCCACCGAACCCGACGCCAGTGCACCCGACGCCCGGGAACTGGGCGCCCGGGGCCCCGAGGCGGACGCCGCCGGCGGCCACGCGCTGTCGGACACCGGGAACGGCCGCGGACCGGCGGCATGGAGTCCGCCGAGCCTCCTCATCGACGCGGTGCCGTGGGCGAAGCCGCAGCAGGCGCCCCCCGCCCACGCCTCGGCGCACGAGCCGGGGGAGCAGCATCAGCCGCGGCCCAGGCCGCGCGCGCAGAGCGAGATGCACTACCCCGACGCGCCCCGGGACGGCGCCGGACCCGGCACCGGGCCGCAGGGCCGATCCATCACGTCCGAGCTGTACGGCGACCATGACGGGGAGACGGTCATGCGCAGCGAGCTCGACCCGGCCTCGCTGGGCGCGGAACCCGACCAGGGACCCGCCGCCTCCGGCGCGCCGGGCGCGGCCCGCGAGGCGGCCGCCGCCCTGCTGGTGCTCGGCCGCCGGTGCCCGCAGGGGCATGCGAGCCCGCCCTCGTACCCCCAGTGCGCTGTCTGCGGGGAGCACCTCGACGGCGAGACGGTGCAGGTTCCGCGTCCCGCCCTGGGCCGCGTCGTCTTCTCCACCGGGGAGGTCATCGACCTGGTCCAGCCGCTCGTGGTGGGCCGCCAGCCCTCGGTCTCGCGCGTGCCCAGCGGCGGAATGCCGCGGCTCGTCTCGGTCACGAGCCCCTCGGGGGACATCTCGCGCAACCACCTCGAGGTCCGCCTCGAGGGTTGGCACGTCATGGTCCGCGACCTCAAGGCGACCAACGGCACGGTCCTCGCCCGGGCCGGCCAGGCGCCGCGCAGGCTCGCCCAGGGCGAGATGACGATCGTGCTCGACGGCGACGTCGCGGACCTCGGAGACGGCGTGAGCCTGCGCTTCGAGGCGGTGCCGTGAGCTCGAAGCGTCCCCCGGCCCCGCCCCCGGAGCTCAAGGGCTTCAGGTACCTGAGCCTGCTCGGCTCGGGCGGCTTCTCCGACGTCTACCTGTACGAGCAGGACAGGCCGCGCCGCAAGGTCGCCGTGAAGGTGCTGCTCTCCGACCTGCGCACCGAGAGCGCGCGGCGCCAGTTCGAGACCGAGGCCAACCTGATGGCCCAGCTCTCCTCGCATCCGTACATCGTGACGATCTACCAGGCGGAGATCACCGACAGCGGCCACTCCTACCTCGCGATGGAGTACTGCTCGCGCCCGAGCCTGGACATCCGCTACCGCCGCGAGCGGCTCAGCGTGGACGAGGTCCTCGCGGTCGGCATCCAGGTCGCCTCCGCGGTCGAGACCGCCCACCGGGCCGGGATCGCGCACCGGGACATCAAGCCGGCCAACATCCTCGTCACCGACTACAACCGGCCGGCCCTGACGGACTTCGGCATCTCGGGCACCGTGGAGGGCGGCGGGGACGCGGACATGGGCATGTCGATCCCGTGGTCGCCCCCGGAGTCGTTCCGCGGCAGCGTGGCCGACGGCGTGGCCCTGGACGTGTGGGCCCTCGGCGCGACCCTGTACACGCTCCTCGCGGGCCGCTCGCCGTTCGTCGTCCCCGGCGGGGACAACTCGCAGCGGGCGCTCGTCCAGCGGATCCACTCCTCGCCGGTCCCGCCGCTGGGCCGCGCTGACGTGCCCGAGTCGCTCGAGCTCGTGCTCGCCACCGCGATGTCCAAGGCACCCGAGAGCCGCTACTCCTCGGCCCACACGTTCGCCCTCGCGCTGCAGCGGATCCAGAACGAGCTCAGCCTCTCGGTGACGCCCTTCGAGGTGCTCGAGGAGCCCTCGGACGAGGACGACCCCGACTCGTCCTACGAGGAGACCCGCGTGCGGGGCGTCGTGGCGATCAACCCCCACGCCCCCCGCGCGGGCACGGGGACGGCACCGGGCCGGACCGTGCCCGGCCGGACGGTGCCGGGCACCCCCGGACGCACGACGCCGTTCACCGCCCCGGGCGCGGGCCTCGCCGGGGCACCGGGCGAGGCAGCGCCGGGCGAGACCACCACGGGACGGGACGACACCGTCCTGCGCGGGCGGACCGGCACGGCGCCCGGCCGGGAATCCCTCCACGGCCCGGGGGCAGGCGCCGAGCCGGAGGGCGACTCGACCGTGCTGCGCGGCGACGCGACGGTCCTGCGGGGACGCCCCCTGCCGGCGGGGCAGCCGGCGGGGCAGGGGCCCGAGGACGGCGGCCGGGACGACGCCGACGGCGAGGGACGCGCCGCCGCGGTGCGCCGCCGTCGTGCGCTGCTGGCCTCGTCAGCGGCGGGCGTGGTCCTCGTCGCCGCGGTGGGTGCCGGGATCGTGCTCGCGCCGGGCCTGGCCAACCGGCCCGCGCCCAACCAGACCACCTACAGCGCGCCGCCGGTCGACGCCGTGGACTCCGGCGCCGTGCCCAACGTCACCGACCTGAAGGGCACGGCGGACGCCTCGGGGGTGACGTTCACCTGGAAGAACCCGCAGCCCAAGCCCGGCGACGCGTACCTCGTCACCGTGCTGCGCCTGATGGGCCAGCAGCCGCCCACCACGGTCACCGCCACGAAGGCCACCGTGCCCAAGGAGGCCTCGGGGCAGACCTGCGTGCGCGTCGTGGTGCGGCGCAGCGACGGCGCGGCGGGGCCGATGGACGACTCCGCGCCGAGCGCGTGCGTGAGCACCAAGTGACCGTGAGCACCAAGTGATACTGCCCGGCGCCGCGGTGCGGCACGGGAGCCATGTGAATGTCCGAACTGGGGAGACGGAGCACACACGAATGGACCAGGGAACACCAGGGGCCGGCGACCTCGTCGTCGACTTCTGCGGAGAGCTGTACCGGCCCGATCCGGGCGGCGTGTTCGGGATCGGCAGGGAGGGCGACCTCGAGGTCGACGACAATCCCTACCTGCACCGGCGCTTCCTCGAGATCTCGCACGTGGACGGCATCTGGTGGCTCTCCAACGTCGGGTCGCTGCTCTCGGCAACAGTCGCGGACGTCAGCGGCGGGCTCCAGGCCTGGGTGGTGCCCGGCGCGCGGATCCCGCTCGTCTTCGGGCACACCAACGTCATCTTCACTGCAGGGTCCACGACCTATGAGTTCGCCGTGCACGTGCGCACCCCCGCGTTCCGGCAGCACGCGAGCCCCGAGGAGGACGGCGGCGCCGCGGGGGAGACCACCATCGGCCCCATCACCTTCACCGACTCGCAGAAGGCCGTGATCGTGGCGCTCGCAGAGCCCATGCTGCGGCGCGACGGGACGGGGCTGAGCTCGATCCCCACCTCCGCGGCGGCGGCCCGGCGGCTCGGGTGGGCGCTGACCAAGTTCAACCGGAAGCTGGACAACGTGTGCGACAAGCTCGACCGCGTGGGCGTGGTGGGCCTCCGCGCCGGCGGCGGGAAGCTTGCCACCAACCGCCGGGCGCGGCTCGTCGAGCACGCCGTGAGCTCCCACCTCGTCACCGCCGAGGACCTCGTGCTCCTGAAGACACAGGCCGAGACGCCCCGGGGCCCGGCGGCGTCCGGGCAGGACGGGCCGGAGGGGGACTAGGTGCGGATCAGACTCACGCTGCGGCGCGACCCCGAGCCCGCGGTGGACCTGGCCGTGACCGTGGACGGCCTCGCCTCGGTCGGCGACGTGGCCCGGGAGCTGTGGCTCGCCGATCCGGCGCGGGCCGCCGAGCACACGGGTGCGGGTCCGGCCCGGGCGGAGGCGGGCGCCCTGGCCGGCCTGACCCTCAGGGTCGAGGAGTCGGTCCTCGCCGGCGGGATGACTGGCCGCGTGCTCGACCCCGAGGGGACCTTCCTCGAATCGGGCCTCCGGCAGGGCTCGACCGTCTCGCTCTCACGGGTGGCCCCGCGCGGGGCTGCCCACGGCGCGGCCGGCGCCGACAGCGGCGCCGGAGCGCCCGCCGTCGACCGCGGACCGGCGGCGGCGACCCTGCGCGTGGTGTCCGGCCCGGACGCCGGCAGGGAATTCTCCCTCCCGGTCGGCGCGAGCCTGATCGGCCGCGGCGCCGGTGCCGACGTGGTCCTCACCGACCCGCTCGTGTCCAAGCGGCACGCGCGGATCACGGTGGGCGAGACGATCGAGATCGCGGACCTGAACTCCTCCAACGGGCTCGTCATGGACGGGCTCACCGTCTCCAAGGCCGTGCTGGCCTCCTCGGACGCCGTGACCCTCGGGGACTCCACCGTGTCCGTGGTGGGCCTCGGGCACAGCGCCGGGCGCACCCAGACCTCCCCGCTCGTGCCGTTCAACCGCTCCCCGCGGGTCGTGCCGCGGTTCCCGCCGCAGGCCCGCGAGCTGCCGGAAGGGCCGCAGCGGCCCACCACCCAGCCGTTCCCGATCGTCATGCTGTTCGTGCCGATCCTCATGGGCGCCGTGATGTTCGCGGTCCTGCAGAGCGTCGTCTCCATCGTGTTCATGGCGATGATGCCGCTGTTCGCGGTGGGCATGTGGTTCGAGTACCGGCGCCACGCCAGGCGCGAGCTCCGCGAGGAGACCCGGCTCTTCGAGGAGCGGCTCGCGGAATTCGCGCGCCAGATCACCGAGCTGCAGACGGTCGAGCGGGCCGTGCGGCTCCAGGAGGCACCCTCGGTGGCGGAGACCGTGGAGTCGATCTACCGCCTCGGGCCCCTGCTGTGGACCCACGCCCCCGAGCACCGCGAGTTCCTCACCGTGCGGCTGGGGCTGGGCACCGTGCCCAGCCGCGTGAGCGTCACCGTCCCGCCCGAGGGCAGGACGCTGCCCGAGTTCACCCGCCGCCTCCACGAGGCGCAGGGCCGCTTCGCGGTGCTCGACGCCGTGCCGGTCACGGCGAGCCTGCGCCAGGGCGGCGGCCTCGGCGTCGCCGGCCCCCGGGGCCTCGTCGAGAACGTGGCCCGGGGCATCCTGCTGCAGATCGCCGGACTGCACTCGCCCGCGGAGGTGGTGATCGCGGGGCTGGCCTCGCACGAGTCCAAGGAGCGGTGGGAGTGGCTCCAGTGGCTCCCGCACGTGGGCTCCTCCCACTCGCCCCTGGCCGGCGACCACCTCGCCGCAGGATCGGCGGCGGGGATGCTCCTGCTCACCCGGCTCGAGGACCTGCTCGCCGTCCGCACCGCCGGCCCGGATGGGCAGGCCAGCCCCTCGGGCGGTCCCGCCGGTCGGCGCGGGGCAGTGCGGGAGGAGCACGACGGGACGTCCGAGCCGATCGTGCCGACCGTCGTCGTCCTCGTCGAGGACGACGCCCCGGTGGACCGCGGCCGCCTGACGCGCATCGCCGAACTCGGCCCCGACGTGGGCATCCACGTCGTGTGGGTGGCGGCCGGCGCCGAGCAGCTGCCGCAGTGCTGCCGCGACTTCATCGTGGTCGACGGCGAGCACGGGGCCACGAGCGGCCAGGTCCGCCTCGGGCGGCACACCTACCCGGTCAGCTGCGAGAGCGTCGACGAGGCGCTCGCCGTCCAGCTCGGCAGGATGCTCACCCCGATCGTGGACGTCGGCAAGCCGGTCGACGACGACTCCGACCTCCCGCGCAGCGTCTCCTACGTGACGCTGGCCGGGGCGGAGATCGCGGACGACGCCGGCACGGTCGCCGAGCGCTGGCAGCAGTCCAACTCGGTGCGCGCCTCGGCCGTGGCCAATCCGAAGGCGAAGGGCACCCTGCGCGCGCTCGTGGGCTCGAAGGGCGTGGAG
Proteins encoded:
- a CDS encoding FHA domain-containing protein — its product is MTRREYRPGSGWTLLARGELTVLVPAAQSDEFLGRLWDALGADGADLYALLDVFASAFGLARMPAFALAEHGDRLRLLVRGAVRATVTTASGDEALSGSEVGTWLERAFEAWDAVEVSGAPAGAVAGEEPRGALPLLGGVVAADTLLVAADRGMPAAEADDAASAARAVSSPAAVVPPDAVAPVTAPVTAAVPAAASEETLLPESTVGGSTLAGPATDDPAQAHEAPADEAQPDEAAAGPAPVVAEEASEATTSTSDYDHLWGTTVLRSVEDAAVRTDGEEDEEPSALEPSALEPSAPEPSAPEPSAPEPGAQESSAGESSATEPDASAPDARELGARGPEADAAGGHALSDTGNGRGPAAWSPPSLLIDAVPWAKPQQAPPAHASAHEPGEQHQPRPRPRAQSEMHYPDAPRDGAGPGTGPQGRSITSELYGDHDGETVMRSELDPASLGAEPDQGPAASGAPGAAREAAAALLVLGRRCPQGHASPPSYPQCAVCGEHLDGETVQVPRPALGRVVFSTGEVIDLVQPLVVGRQPSVSRVPSGGMPRLVSVTSPSGDISRNHLEVRLEGWHVMVRDLKATNGTVLARAGQAPRRLAQGEMTIVLDGDVADLGDGVSLRFEAVP
- a CDS encoding serine/threonine-protein kinase; the protein is MSSKRPPAPPPELKGFRYLSLLGSGGFSDVYLYEQDRPRRKVAVKVLLSDLRTESARRQFETEANLMAQLSSHPYIVTIYQAEITDSGHSYLAMEYCSRPSLDIRYRRERLSVDEVLAVGIQVASAVETAHRAGIAHRDIKPANILVTDYNRPALTDFGISGTVEGGGDADMGMSIPWSPPESFRGSVADGVALDVWALGATLYTLLAGRSPFVVPGGDNSQRALVQRIHSSPVPPLGRADVPESLELVLATAMSKAPESRYSSAHTFALALQRIQNELSLSVTPFEVLEEPSDEDDPDSSYEETRVRGVVAINPHAPRAGTGTAPGRTVPGRTVPGTPGRTTPFTAPGAGLAGAPGEAAPGETTTGRDDTVLRGRTGTAPGRESLHGPGAGAEPEGDSTVLRGDATVLRGRPLPAGQPAGQGPEDGGRDDADGEGRAAAVRRRRALLASSAAGVVLVAAVGAGIVLAPGLANRPAPNQTTYSAPPVDAVDSGAVPNVTDLKGTADASGVTFTWKNPQPKPGDAYLVTVLRLMGQQPPTTVTATKATVPKEASGQTCVRVVVRRSDGAAGPMDDSAPSACVSTK